A window from bacterium encodes these proteins:
- a CDS encoding SMP-30/gluconolactonase/LRE family protein — MNSLILCAAIALSPPLVGCMEGPTAHGPAVQQVTGRVSFATRAAQATLGEVANAATVSLIDQSTGNTVTASITDASGNFVLTFPTFTPQRGVPYVLEAVKGLAVSGTSNRAGTSAVRLRSLLFWNDGWQSLTNTTLNAGIVVSAATTAVATVASLKRQAGVPVTLSSLIGTVSGSTFSETGTGLSNASDFTPVFGFVSNAVALDQDPLRAIAYDKASGTYSLATAVPWISGYAPKTPIPGGTVTVTGGNFERLTGRNLFYFGAIPASTWSVSADRSTATVTVPANAFSAPFTLLQPNGLVQTIAPFLTLKGTVGTLVGNGVAGWWDAVGTNAQLNGPFSMIRDASGNTYWSDEYGHRIRKVSPDGLVTTLAGDGTMGLLDGTGLGARFNYPCGLALDGEGNLLLAAYVNHSIRRISPTGVVTTLAGNGSAGYVDGVGSAARFSSPVGMVRDGAGNLYVGDSGNYRVRKISAAGVVSTIAGNAASGSVDGVGSAARFNSLYGMTLDASGTTLYIADNISNKILKVVLSTGQVMTYAGTGAAGYADGAATTTAILKAPHGVAFDAAGNLYVADTSNYRIRKIDPTGTTVSTVAGTGVSGYADGPIATATFKDITDLKVDADGNLYVADRSAHAIRVVTP, encoded by the coding sequence ATGAATTCACTGATCCTCTGCGCGGCGATCGCCCTGAGCCCGCCGCTCGTCGGGTGCATGGAGGGGCCCACCGCACACGGACCTGCGGTCCAGCAGGTGACGGGTCGGGTGTCGTTCGCGACGCGCGCGGCACAGGCGACGCTCGGCGAGGTCGCAAACGCCGCGACCGTCTCCTTGATCGATCAGAGCACGGGCAACACCGTCACGGCGTCCATCACGGATGCGTCCGGCAACTTCGTGCTGACCTTCCCGACCTTCACCCCCCAGCGCGGCGTGCCCTACGTCCTCGAGGCCGTGAAGGGGCTTGCGGTGAGCGGGACGAGCAACCGCGCCGGGACCTCGGCCGTTCGGCTGCGCAGCCTCCTGTTCTGGAACGACGGCTGGCAGAGCCTCACCAACACCACCCTCAACGCGGGGATCGTGGTCAGTGCTGCGACCACGGCCGTTGCGACCGTCGCGAGCCTCAAGCGACAGGCGGGGGTCCCGGTGACGCTCTCTAGTCTCATCGGCACGGTCAGCGGCAGCACGTTCAGCGAGACGGGCACGGGCCTGAGCAACGCGAGCGACTTCACGCCGGTCTTCGGCTTCGTGAGCAACGCCGTTGCGCTGGACCAGGACCCCCTGCGCGCGATCGCCTACGACAAGGCATCTGGCACCTACTCGCTGGCAACCGCCGTGCCGTGGATCAGCGGCTACGCGCCCAAGACCCCCATTCCGGGCGGGACCGTCACCGTCACGGGTGGCAACTTCGAGCGGCTCACCGGCCGCAACCTCTTCTACTTCGGGGCCATCCCCGCGAGCACCTGGAGCGTCTCGGCCGACCGTAGCACGGCAACGGTCACGGTGCCGGCCAATGCCTTCTCGGCGCCGTTCACCTTGCTGCAGCCCAATGGACTGGTCCAGACCATCGCGCCCTTCCTGACCCTCAAGGGCACGGTCGGAACGCTCGTCGGCAACGGAGTTGCCGGCTGGTGGGACGCGGTCGGCACCAACGCTCAATTGAACGGTCCGTTCAGCATGATCCGCGATGCGAGCGGCAACACGTACTGGAGCGACGAGTACGGCCACCGGATCCGCAAAGTCTCCCCCGATGGCCTTGTCACCACGCTCGCCGGCGACGGGACCATGGGCCTACTGGACGGCACGGGCCTGGGCGCTCGGTTCAACTATCCCTGCGGTCTCGCGCTGGACGGCGAGGGCAACCTGTTGCTCGCAGCCTACGTCAACCATTCGATTCGCCGAATCTCCCCGACGGGGGTCGTCACCACCCTCGCGGGCAACGGCAGCGCGGGCTATGTCGATGGGGTCGGCAGCGCGGCGCGCTTCTCGAGCCCCGTCGGGATGGTGCGCGACGGCGCCGGCAACCTCTACGTGGGCGACAGCGGCAACTACCGCGTTCGCAAGATCTCCGCGGCGGGCGTGGTCAGCACCATCGCAGGCAACGCCGCCTCCGGCTCGGTAGATGGGGTCGGCAGCGCGGCGCGCTTCAACTCGCTCTACGGCATGACGTTGGATGCCAGCGGCACGACCCTTTATATCGCCGACAACATCTCGAACAAGATCCTCAAGGTGGTGCTTTCGACCGGGCAAGTGATGACCTACGCGGGCACCGGCGCGGCGGGCTACGCCGACGGGGCGGCCACCACCACGGCGATCCTCAAGGCCCCCCATGGGGTCGCGTTCGATGCGGCAGGCAATCTGTACGTGGCCGACACCAGCAACTACCGGATCCGCAAGATCGATCCGACGGGCACCACCGTCTCGACGGTCGCTGGCACGGGGGTGTCGGGCTACGCGGACGGCCCCATCGCCACGGCGACCTTCAAGGACATCACCGACCTCAAGGTGGACGCCGACGGCAACCTCTACGTGGCCGATCGCTCCGCCCACGCCATCCGGGTCGTCACCCCTTGA
- a CDS encoding IPT/TIG domain-containing protein translates to MPMRRFSRYALAALVALVVPACQQEPPGVQQQASVPLLTGRILPEDRAVAAALADIANGATVALIDAVTGQTVATTVSSPSGAFSLYTTVAFNPVEGRPYYVEASKGLAMGGDPNRAGASVARMRTLLFYQGGNWLSLASPVPGASITIGWATTTLSVISSLRNLSPAAQLALAGRIAGSNFNATGTVIDPVEFQKVYALVDAALRADQDPLEVIFYDPTAATLAARYGQGAGPLVIHDTLSPQTATRGGTVTVTGQNLPAPRPDTRVWVGDMPVAGWSVNANRSELRLTLGSSAYGGILKITQGSSTWYGPYVPVKGTVGTLAGNGNAVYLDGRGTLAGIPDPIGLAADSFGTLYVASGQGYRIRKLTTSGLMTSFVGTGGAGTTDGPAGVATVNAPHGLAFDAANNLYVCDYAKDLMRRVTPSGMTSTIAGTTSGYANGPAATSQLFRPTGVAADASGNVYVAEQGNHVIRKITPNGQVLTYAGVGLTFGSADGPVASATFNNPASVALDTAGNLYVADEGNNRIRKIDALGSTVTTLNATPLAGTPFGLTLDSAGNVYVACRDVNVIQKVTPGGTVSTLAGSGVPGTQDGALSTAQFSWPHFLVFVGDNLYVTDRRTHRIRVITP, encoded by the coding sequence ATGCCGATGCGCCGTTTCTCACGCTACGCGCTCGCGGCCCTCGTGGCCCTCGTCGTTCCTGCATGCCAGCAGGAGCCGCCGGGGGTGCAGCAGCAGGCGAGCGTCCCGCTACTGACCGGGCGTATCTTGCCCGAGGACCGGGCCGTCGCGGCGGCCCTCGCGGACATCGCGAACGGCGCGACCGTCGCCTTGATCGACGCCGTCACGGGGCAGACGGTCGCCACCACGGTGAGCAGCCCCTCGGGTGCTTTCAGCCTCTACACCACCGTGGCCTTCAATCCCGTCGAAGGCCGCCCTTACTACGTCGAAGCGAGCAAAGGCCTCGCCATGGGCGGCGATCCGAACCGGGCAGGAGCGTCGGTCGCCCGCATGCGAACCCTGCTCTTCTACCAGGGCGGCAACTGGCTCAGCCTCGCAAGCCCCGTCCCCGGCGCGAGCATCACCATCGGCTGGGCCACGACGACCCTCTCGGTCATTTCGAGCCTGCGCAACCTCTCACCCGCCGCGCAGCTCGCGCTCGCTGGGCGGATCGCGGGCAGCAACTTCAACGCCACGGGCACCGTCATCGATCCGGTCGAGTTCCAGAAGGTCTACGCCTTGGTCGATGCTGCGCTGCGCGCCGACCAGGACCCCTTGGAGGTCATCTTCTACGATCCGACGGCCGCCACGCTCGCTGCCCGGTACGGCCAGGGCGCAGGCCCCCTCGTCATCCACGACACCCTGTCGCCCCAGACGGCAACCCGCGGTGGGACCGTCACGGTGACGGGCCAGAACTTGCCGGCACCGCGCCCCGATACCCGCGTCTGGGTCGGGGACATGCCGGTCGCGGGCTGGAGCGTGAACGCGAATCGCTCCGAGTTGAGGCTCACGTTGGGTTCGTCCGCCTACGGCGGCATCCTCAAGATCACCCAGGGGAGCAGCACCTGGTACGGTCCGTACGTACCGGTGAAGGGTACCGTGGGCACCCTGGCCGGCAACGGCAATGCCGTCTACCTCGACGGACGCGGCACGCTTGCGGGGATCCCCGACCCCATCGGCCTTGCCGCGGACAGCTTCGGCACCCTGTACGTCGCCTCCGGTCAAGGCTACCGTATCCGCAAGCTCACCACTTCGGGCCTCATGACGAGCTTCGTCGGGACCGGCGGGGCGGGGACGACGGATGGCCCGGCGGGGGTCGCGACCGTCAACGCGCCGCACGGCCTCGCCTTCGACGCCGCCAACAACCTGTACGTCTGCGACTACGCGAAAGATCTCATGCGCCGCGTCACGCCGAGCGGCATGACGAGCACCATCGCGGGCACGACGAGCGGGTACGCTAATGGTCCGGCCGCCACTTCCCAGCTCTTTCGCCCAACGGGCGTCGCGGCCGATGCCAGCGGGAACGTCTACGTCGCCGAGCAGGGCAACCACGTCATCCGCAAGATCACGCCGAACGGCCAGGTCCTCACCTACGCGGGGGTTGGGCTCACTTTCGGATCCGCCGACGGGCCTGTCGCCTCGGCCACCTTCAACAACCCCGCAAGCGTCGCCCTCGACACGGCGGGCAACCTCTACGTGGCGGACGAAGGCAACAACCGCATCCGCAAGATCGATGCCCTCGGGAGCACCGTCACGACCCTCAACGCGACGCCGCTCGCGGGCACCCCCTTCGGGCTGACCCTCGATTCGGCCGGCAACGTGTACGTGGCGTGCCGGGACGTGAACGTGATCCAGAAGGTGACCCCGGGCGGCACGGTCAGCACGCTCGCGGGCTCCGGGGTCCCCGGTACCCAGGACGGGGCGCTTTCAACCGCCCAGTTCAGTTGGCCTCATTTCCTGGTGTTCGTGGGCGACAACCTCTACGTCACCGACCGGCGTACCCACCGGATCCGCGTGATCACGCCGTAG
- a CDS encoding IPT/TIG domain-containing protein, which translates to MRPSTALLLPLAALTGCQLAGQGSFPVAETDPLTGRVAFTTRRVQADLTEVGTKATVSLIDTANNRTEAATVTDEHGAFKLTFTRTFRPVTGTLYYLEAVKGLGNNAPGNNAARVRTIARYQSGWTTLTNALPNQAIVLDASTTALSIGAALRHGNPAPFDFSSIIGKIAVGSPSTYVEVPALPTSDYTSLLNLVEQSLVDNLDPVGGIRLMLPNTWLQVLRGLTISGLVPASGSIGATVSITGSGFNTLPGANLVAFNGVIAVVTAATPTNLTATVPAGATTGVVTVQNGDRSATGPVFTLTGMLPGAIGTDGSGVLPGGISDGN; encoded by the coding sequence GTGCGCCCATCGACTGCCCTTCTGCTGCCGCTCGCCGCCTTGACCGGATGCCAACTGGCTGGCCAAGGTTCTTTCCCGGTGGCAGAAACCGACCCGCTCACGGGTCGGGTCGCCTTCACGACGCGCCGGGTCCAGGCGGACCTGACCGAAGTCGGCACCAAGGCGACCGTCTCGCTGATCGACACCGCCAACAACCGCACCGAGGCCGCCACCGTCACCGACGAGCACGGCGCCTTCAAGCTGACCTTCACCCGGACCTTCCGCCCCGTCACCGGCACCCTGTACTACCTGGAGGCGGTCAAGGGTCTCGGCAACAACGCCCCCGGCAACAACGCGGCCCGCGTCCGCACCATCGCGCGCTACCAGAGCGGCTGGACCACGCTCACCAACGCGCTCCCCAACCAGGCGATCGTGCTGGACGCCTCGACCACGGCCCTCTCCATCGGGGCAGCGCTGCGCCACGGCAACCCCGCGCCCTTCGACTTCTCGTCGATCATCGGCAAGATCGCGGTCGGCTCGCCCAGCACCTACGTCGAGGTGCCCGCCCTGCCGACCTCGGACTACACCTCCCTCTTGAACCTGGTCGAGCAGAGCCTCGTGGACAACCTGGATCCCGTGGGGGGCATCCGGCTCATGCTGCCGAACACCTGGCTTCAGGTCCTGCGGGGCCTGACCATCTCGGGCCTCGTTCCGGCGAGCGGCAGCATCGGCGCCACGGTCTCGATCACGGGTTCCGGCTTCAACACCCTGCCCGGGGCGAACCTCGTCGCCTTCAACGGGGTCATCGCCGTCGTCACCGCCGCCACCCCGACCAACCTGACCGCCACGGTGCCCGCCGGTGCCACCACCGGGGTGGTGACGGTGCAAAACGGCGATCGCTCGGCCACGGGCCCCGTCTTCACCCTCACGGGTATGCTGCCGGGTGCCATCGGGACGGACGGCTCGGGCGTGCTGCCCGGCGGCATCTCGGACGGGAATTGA